In Ostrea edulis chromosome 6, xbOstEdul1.1, whole genome shotgun sequence, a single window of DNA contains:
- the LOC125683640 gene encoding 28S ribosomal protein S14, mitochondrial-like: protein MAASRVVKMSLKSFTPVSLSVNQTNQLNQIRTKMVDHRMVKDHKKRKILQEHGPERFRINMVRKSKEIPRELKEIADKEIKEFPLNSSYSRIHNRCILSSRPRAVLKRWHINRIMFRSLADYNKLSGFTRSSW from the exons ATGGCTGCAAGCCGTGTGGTAAAAATGTCATTAAAG tCATTTACTCCAGTAAGCTTGTCAGTGAATCAGACTAATCAACTGAATCAAATTAGAACAAAAATGGTAGACCACAGAATGGTCAAGGACCACAAAAAGAGGAAAATACTTCAGGAGCATGGTCCCGAGAGGTTCCGCATAAATATGGTCCGCAAAAGCAAAGAAATACCAAGAGAATTAAAG gagaTAGCTGATAAAGAGATCAAGGAATTTCCACTAAACAGTTCATACTCTAGAATACATAATAGATGTATATTGTCTTCACGTCCTCGTGCTGTGCTAAAGAGATGGCATATAAATCGAATTATGTTTCGCAGTCTGGCAGATTACAATAAACTTTCTGGGTTTACAAGATCCTCATGGTGA
- the LOC125683633 gene encoding aspartyl aminopeptidase-like: MAGAGTRLTTNLFSLAVSECLTYSKFHFYFALQSFAAQMMSSTNVTKDGIITAAKQFIKFVNKGPSPFHVVQEVKNILTSAGFKELSETEPWSIKPLDKCFLTRNHSTIIAFAVGGKFKPGNGFSIVGAHTDSPCLKVKPRSKCNKSGFQMVGVQCYGGGIWHTWFDRDLTLAGRVIVKNGDKLEHRLLNIEKPILKIPNICIHLMRDHNEKFSPNKENHLVPVLATAVQAELQGVPKASEENGKDGFKDEKDKHHPLLVKLICDQLNIQPEQMSDFELCLADTQPAAIGGALDEFIFSPRLDNLLNAYCATNALVESCSGDGLVADTNIRLICLFDNEEVGSESAQGAASTLQELVLRRLSAGGTSTAFEEAIPRSYMISADQAHAVHPNYPEKHEENHKIGLHKGVAIKFNANQRYATTAITASILREIARRGQCPLQEIVVRNDSACGSTIGPIMSAKLGMPTIDVGAPQLSMHSIREMCCTSSVLQTSLLFKAFFEHYPSVFSSMQ, encoded by the exons ATGgcgggggcggggaccagactgACAACCAACCTGTTTAGTCTCGCTGTTTCAGAGTGTTTGACGTATTCCAAGTTTCATTTTTACTTTGCATTGCAGTCTTTTGCAGCCCAAATGATG AGTTCAACAAATGTAACCAAAGACGGGATAATAACTGCCGCAAAGCAGTTTATAAAGTTTGTCAACAAGGGTCCATCTCCATTTCATG TTGTCCAGGAGGTGAAAAATATCCTTACATCAGCGGGTTTTAAAGAGTTGAGTGAAACAGAGCCATGGTCGATTAAGCCTTTAGACAAG TGCTTCCTGACCCGGAACCACTCTACCATCATAGCATTCGCAGTTGGAGGAAAGTTTAAACCTGGCAATGGGTTTAGCATTGTTGGAGCACACACAGACAGTCCCTGTTTGAAG GTGAAGCCGCGCTCCAAATGCAACAAGAGTGGGTTTCAGATGGTGGGGGTGCAGTGTTACGGAGGGGGGATCTGGCACACATGGTTTGACAGAGACCTGACGCTGGCTGGAAGAGTAATCGTTAAG AATGGAGATAAACTAGAACACAGGTTGCTGAATATTGAGAAACCAATCCTGAAGATCCCCAATATATGTATCCATCTGATGAGGGATCACAACGAGAAATTCTCTCCAAATAAGGAAAACCACTT GGTTCCTGTGTTGGCAACAGCTGTGCAAGCAGAGCTTCAGGGTGTTCCAAAGGCTTCTGAGGAAAATGGGAAAGATGGATTTAAAGATGAA AAAGACAAACACCATCCATTGTTGGTAAAGCTGATCTGTGATCAACTGAACATTCAACCAGAACAGATGTCCGACTTCGAACTCTGTCTGGCAGACACCCAGCCAGCT GCAATAGGTGGAGCTCTAGACGAGTTCATATTTTCACCCAGACTGGATAACTTGCTCAATGCTTACTGTGCCACTAAT GCCTTGGTTGAATCATGTAGTGGAGATGGCTTAGTAGCAGACACCAATATAAGGCTGATCTGTCTCTTCGATAATGAAGAA GTTGGTTCTGAAAGCGCCCAGGGGGCTGCCTCCACCCTACAGGAACTGGTCCTTCGCCGACTGAGTGCTGGGGGGACAAGCACAGCTTTTGAGGAAGCCATTCCCAGGTCTTACATGATCAGTGCTGACCAAGCTCATGCCGTCCACCCTAATTACCC GGAGAAACATGAAGAGAACCACAAGATTGGGTTACACAAG GGTGTAGCCATCAAATTCAATGCTAATCAGAGGTATGCCACTACAGCAATCACTGCGTCCATCCTCCGGGAGATAGCGCGACGGGGACAGTGTCCTCTACAG GAAATCGTGGTGAGGAATGACTCAGCTTGTGGATCCACTATTGGGCCCATCATGTCAGCCAAGCTAGGAATGCCCACTATTGATGTGGGAGCACCACAGCTCAGCATGCACTCAATCCGAGAGATGTGTTGCACAAGCAGCGTCCTTCAGACCAGTCTTCTGTTCAAG gcaTTCTTTGAACATTACCCAAGTGTGTTTTCATCCATGCAGTAA